A single region of the Sus scrofa isolate TJ Tabasco breed Duroc chromosome 17, Sscrofa11.1, whole genome shotgun sequence genome encodes:
- the RTEL1 gene encoding regulator of telomere elongation helicase 1 isoform X2, with protein MPKITLSGVTVDFPFQPYRCQEEYMSKVLECLQKKVNGVLESPTGTGKTLCLLCTTLAWREHLRDAVSARRIAERVRGELFLDRPLSSWGNVASEGDVPACHADLPKIIYASRTHSQLTQVISELRNTSYRPRVCVLGSREQLCIHPEVKKQESNHMQVHLCRKKVASRSCHFYNNVEEKSLEQELATPILDIEDLVRSGNKHKLCPYYLARNLKQQADIIFMPYNYLLDAKSRRAHGIDLKGTVVIFDEAHNVEKMCEEAASFDLTPHDVASGLDVISQVLEEQTKAAQQAGLQLGVGEGSPSTGLNLELEDLAKLKMILLRLEGAIDAVELPGGDSGVTKPGSYIFELFAEAQITCQTKGCILDSLDQLIQHLAGRTGLFTNTAGLQKLADIIQSVFSADPAEGGPGSATGPGSQYYKVHIHPDAGPRRTAQRSDAWNTTAARKQGKVLSYWCFSPGHSMRELVRQGVRTLILTSGTLAPVSSFALEMQIPFPVFLENPHVIDKHQIWVGVIPRGPDGAQLSSAFDKRFSDECLSSLGKALGNIARVVPHGLLVFFPSYPVMEKSLEFWQARDFTRKLEALKPLFVEPRSKGGFSEVMAAYYARVAAPGSSGAAFLAVCRGKASEGLDFADANGRGVMVTGLPYPPRLDPRVVLKMQFLDEMRGQGGAAGQFLSGHDWYRQQASRAVNQAIGRVIRHRHDYGAVFLCDHRFAYPDARAQLPSWVRPHVKVYDSFGHVVRDVAQFFRVAQKTMSLLAPRAAVPGLGTEEGSAAVAMSPSPLPTRKAMSLDVHVPSLRQRHSGSPVTADAEGSLCVEYEQEAVRAQCRPRGLLAALEHSEQLAEGPGDKAIPGEEEAHCPTLLAPREKRPADEQRGKRKKVRLVSGPEEPAACAETGRAKLFMAAVKQALSQASFDAFTRALRDYKSSDDLAALATRLGPLFAEDPKKHSLLRGFCQFVRPHHKQQFEQVCLQLTGRDCSSGAEHGLPQKQGARPALDPSGRREPDPTLTLSQAAAGQLDSSAHLNQGRPHLASGPFPKGDPGRPPQAGSGAPGTKKRGPPAVSAYLADARRALGAAGYSQLVAALTTYKRDDDFEKALAVVAALTTSKPEDLALLQRFGMFVRPHHKQRFRQTCADLTGQAAAVSGSRMPESQEGSPAGPPDLAPGAAGPGAPPPETPGKTQRKISAFFRQRPAGAAGPPSRPPTPPRGQAQPQWVGLVCPHCRADDVVTFQCPSCDFHCCQACWRQHLQVSRSCPACHAATRKQSLAQVFWSEPQ; from the exons ATGCCCAAGATAACCCTGAGCGGGGTGACCGTGGATTTCCCTTTCCAGCCGTACAGATGCCAAGAGGAGTACATGAGCAAGGTCTTGGAGTGTCTCCAGAAG AAAGTGAACGGCGTCCTGGAGAGCCCCACCGGCACTGGGAAGACCCTGTGCCTTCTCTGCACCACGCTGGCCTGGCGGGAGCATCTCCGAGATGCCGTCTCCGCCCGCAGGATTGCCGAGCGGGTGCGTGGGGAGCTCTTTCTGGATCGCCCCCTGTCGTCCTGGGGGAACGTCGCCTCGGAAGGAGACGTCCCAG CATGCCACGCGGACCTCCCGAAGATCATTTATGCCTCCAGGACCCACTCCCAGCTCACGCAGGTCATCAGCGAGCTTCGCAACACCTCCTACCG GCCCAGAGTGTGCGTGCTGGGCTCCCGGGAGCAGCTGTGTATCCACCCCGAAGTGAAGAAGCAGGAGAGTAACCATATGCAG GTCCACTTGTGCCGCAAGAAGGTGGCGAGTCGCTCCTGTCACTTCTACAACAACGTGGAAG AGAAGAGCCTGGAGCAGGAGCTGGCCACCCCGATCCTGGACATCGAGGACCTGGTCAGGAGTGGGAACAAGCACAA GCTGTGCCCGTACTACCTGGCGCGGAACCTGAAGCAGCAGGCAGACATCATCTTCATGCCCTACAACTACCTGCTGGACGCCAAG AGCCGCCGGGCGCACGGCATTGACCTGAAGGGGACGGTGGTGATCTTCGACGAAGCTCACAACGTG GAGAAGATGTGCGAGGAGGCCGCGTCCTTTGACCTGACGCCCCACGACGTGGCTTCAGGCCTGGACGTCATCAGCCAGGTGCTGGAGGAGCAGACCAAGGCGGCCCAGCAGGCCGGGCTCCAGCTGGGGGTCGGCGAGGGCTCCCCCAGCACAG GGTTGAACTTGGAGCTGGAAGACCTTGCTAAGCTCAAGA TGATCCTGCTTCGTCTGGAGGGGGCCATCGATGCCGTGGAGCTGCCTGGAGGCGACAGCGGTGTCACCAAGCCAGGGAG CTACATCTTTGAGCTGTTTGCTGAAGCCCAGATAACGTGCCAGACCAAGGGCTGCATCCTAGACTCCCTGGACCAGCTCATCCAGCACCTGGCAGGAC GCACCGGGCTGTTCACCAACACGGCGGGGCTGCAGAAGCTGGCGGACATCATCCAG AGCGTGTTCAGTGCGGACCCTGCCGAAGGCGGCCCCGGGTCAGCGACGGGGCCGGGGTCTCAGTACTACAAG GTGCACATCCACCCTGATGCTGGGCCCCGGAGGACCGCCCAGCGGTCAGATGCCTGGAACACCACAGCGGCCAGAAAGCAAG GGAAGGTGCTGAGCTACTGGTGCTTTAGCCCCGGCCACAGCATGCGAGAGCTGGTCCGCCAGGGCGTCCGTACCCTCATCCTCACGAGCGGCACGCTGGCCCCTGTGTCCTCCTTTGCCCTGGAGATGCAGAT ccctttcccagtcTTCCTGGAGAACCCACATGTCATCGACAAGCACCAGATCTGGGTGGGGGTCATCCCCAGAGGACCGGACGGGGCCCAGCTGAGCTCCGCCTTCGACAAACG GTTCTCTGACGAGTGTTTGTCCTCCCTGGGGAAAGCGCTGG GCAACATCGCCCGCGTGGTCCCCCACGGGCTCCTGgtcttcttcccttcctacccGGTCATGGAGAAGAGCCTGGAGTTCTGGCAG GCCCGCGACTTCACCAGAAAGTTGGAGGCCCTGAAACCTCTGTTTGTGGAGCCACGGAGCAAAGGAGGCTTCTCGGAG GTGATGGCTGCCTACTATGCCAGAGTTGCTGCCCCAGGCTCCAGCGGGGCGGCCTTCCTGGCTGTGTGCCGGGGGAAG GCCAGCGAGGGGCTGGACTTCGCCGACGCGAATGGCCGTGGAGTGATGGTCACGGGTCTCCCGTACCCCCCACGCCTGGACCCCCGGGTGGTCCTCAAGATGCAGTTCCTGGATGAGATGAGGGGCCAGGGCGGGGCCGCGGGCCAG TTCCTCTCCGGGCATGACTGGTACCGGCAGCAGGCGTCCAGGGCTGTGAACCAGGCCATCGGGCGGgtgatccggcatcgccatgactACGGGGCCGTCTTCCTCTGCGACCACAG GTTCGCCTATCCAGATGCCAGAGCCCAGCTGCCCTCCTGGGTGCGCCCACACGTCAAGGTGTATGACAGCTTTGGCCACGTCGTCCGAGACGTGGCCCAATTCTTCCGAGTTGCTCAGAAAACT ATGTCGCTCCTGGCGCCCCGGGCTGCTGTCCCGGGTCTGGGCACAGAAGAGGGCTCTGCGGCAGTGGCCatgtcccccagccccctccccaccaggaaGGCCATGAGTCTCGACGTGCACGTCCCGAGCCTGAGACAGAGACACTCGG GCTCGCCAGTCACCGCGGATGCCGAGGGCAGCCTGTGCGTGGAGTATGAGCAGGAGGCGGTCCGTGCCCAGTGCAGGCCCAGGGGGCTGCTGGCCGCCCTGGAGCACAGCGAGCAGCTGGCCGAGGGGCCTGGGGACAAGGCCATCCCCGGGGAGGAGGAG GCACACTGTCCCACTCTCCTGGCCCCTCGTGAGAAGAGACCAGCGGATGAACAGAGAGGCAAGAGGAAGAAGGTCAGGCTGGTCAGTGGCCCG GAGGAGCCGGCAGCCTGTGCGGAGACGGGCAGGGCCAAGCTGTTCATGGCAGCCGTGAAGCAGGcgctgagccaggccagcttCGATGCCTTCACCCGGGCCCTGCGGGACTACAAGAGCTCCGACGACCTGGCAGCCCTGGCGACTCGACTCGGCCCCCTCTTTGCCGAGGACCCCAAGAAGCACAGCCTGCTCCGAG GCTTCTGTCAGTTCGTGCGGCCCCACCACAAGCAGCAGTTTGAGCAGGTCTGTCTCCAGCTGACGGGCAGAGACTGCAGCTCTGGAGCCGAGCATGGCCTTCCCCAGAAGCAGGGGGCACGACCAGCCCTGGACCCCAGTG GTCGGAGGGAGCCCGACCCCACACTGACCCTGTCCCAGGCTGCAGCCGGGCAGCTGGACTCCAGTGCGCACCTGAACCAGGGCCGGCCCCACCTGGCCTCCGGGCCATTCCCCAAAG GAGACCCTGGCCGCCCTCCGCAAGCGGGGTCTGGAGCCCCTGGAACAAAGAAGCGGGGCCCCCCGGCCGTAAGCGCCTACCTGGCCGATGCCCGCAGGGCCCTGGGGGCCGCAGGCTATAGCCAGCTCGTGGCAGCGCTGACCACCTACAAGCGGGATGACGACTTCGAGAAGGCGCTGGCCGTGGTGGCCGCACTCACCACCTCGAAGCCCGAGGACTTGGCTCTGCTGCAGA GGTTCGGCATGTTTGTTCGGCCGCATCACAAGCAGCGCTTCCGGCAGACGTGCGCCGACCTGACCGGCCAGGCTGCCGCGGTCTCGGGCTCCCGGATGCCAGAGTCCCAGGAAGGAAGCCCTGCCGGGCCTCCTGACCTCGCCCCCGGGGCCGCCGGGCCAG GCGCCCCACCACCGGAGACACCGGGGAAGACCCAGAGGAAGATCTCCGCCTTCTTTAGACAGAGGCCGGCTGGGGCTGCGGGGCCCCCCAGCcggccccccactcccccccgcGGGCAGGCGCAGCCGCAGTGGG TGGGCTTGGTGTGTCCCCACTGCAGGGCAGACGACGTGGTCACTTTCCAGTGCCCCTCCTGTGACTTCCACTGCTGCCAGGCCTGCTGGCGACAGCACCTCCAG GTCTCTAGGTCATGCCCGGCCTGCCACGCTGCCACCAGAAAGCAGAGCCTCGCACAGGTGTTCTGGTCGGAGCCCCAGTGA
- the RTEL1 gene encoding regulator of telomere elongation helicase 1 isoform X4, with product MPKITLSGVTVDFPFQPYRCQEEYMSKVLECLQKKVNGVLESPTGTGKTLCLLCTTLAWREHLRDAVSARRIAERVRGELFLDRPLSSWGNVASEGDVPACHADLPKIIYASRTHSQLTQVISELRNTSYRPRVCVLGSREQLCIHPEVKKQESNHMQVHLCRKKVASRSCHFYNNVEEKSLEQELATPILDIEDLVRSGNKHKLCPYYLARNLKQQADIIFMPYNYLLDAKSRRAHGIDLKGTVVIFDEAHNVEKMCEEAASFDLTPHDVASGLDVISQVLEEQTKAAQQAGLQLGVGEGSPSTGLNLELEDLAKLKMILLRLEGAIDAVELPGGDSGVTKPGSYIFELFAEAQITCQTKGCILDSLDQLIQHLAGRTGLFTNTAGLQKLADIIQSVFSADPAEGGPGSATGPGSQYYKVHIHPDAGPRRTAQRSDAWNTTAARKQGKVLSYWCFSPGHSMRELVRQGVRTLILTSGTLAPVSSFALEMQIPFPVFLENPHVIDKHQIWVGVIPRGPDGAQLSSAFDKRFSDECLSSLGKALGNIARVVPHGLLVFFPSYPVMEKSLEFWQARDFTRKLEALKPLFVEPRSKGGFSEVMAAYYARVAAPGSSGAAFLAVCRGKASEGLDFADANGRGVMVTGLPYPPRLDPRVVLKMQFLDEMRGQGGAAGQFLSGHDWYRQQASRAVNQAIGRVIRHRHDYGAVFLCDHRFAYPDARAQLPSWVRPHVKVYDSFGHVVRDVAQFFRVAQKTMSLLAPRAAVPGLGTEEGSAAVAMSPSPLPTRKAMSLDVHVPSLRQRHSGSPVTADAEGSLCVEYEQEAVRAQCRPRGLLAALEHSEQLAEGPGDKAIPGEEEAHCPTLLAPREKRPADEQRGKRKKVRLVSGPQEEPAACAETGRAKLFMAAVKQALSQASFDAFTRALRDYKSSDDLAALATRLGPLFAEDPKKHSLLRGFCQFVRPHHKQQFEQVCLQLTGRDCSSGAEHGLPQKQGARPALDPSGRREPDPTLTLSQAAAGQLDSSAHLNQGRPHLASGPFPKGDPGRPPQAGSGAPGTKKRGPPAVSAYLADARRALGAAGYSQLVAALTTYKRDDDFEKALAVVAALTTSKPEDLALLQRFGMFVRPHHKQRFRQTCADLTGQAAAVSGSRMPESQEGSPAGPPDLAPGAAGPGAPPPETPGKTQRKISAFFRQRPAGAAGPPSRPPTPPRGQAQPQWGL from the exons ATGCCCAAGATAACCCTGAGCGGGGTGACCGTGGATTTCCCTTTCCAGCCGTACAGATGCCAAGAGGAGTACATGAGCAAGGTCTTGGAGTGTCTCCAGAAG AAAGTGAACGGCGTCCTGGAGAGCCCCACCGGCACTGGGAAGACCCTGTGCCTTCTCTGCACCACGCTGGCCTGGCGGGAGCATCTCCGAGATGCCGTCTCCGCCCGCAGGATTGCCGAGCGGGTGCGTGGGGAGCTCTTTCTGGATCGCCCCCTGTCGTCCTGGGGGAACGTCGCCTCGGAAGGAGACGTCCCAG CATGCCACGCGGACCTCCCGAAGATCATTTATGCCTCCAGGACCCACTCCCAGCTCACGCAGGTCATCAGCGAGCTTCGCAACACCTCCTACCG GCCCAGAGTGTGCGTGCTGGGCTCCCGGGAGCAGCTGTGTATCCACCCCGAAGTGAAGAAGCAGGAGAGTAACCATATGCAG GTCCACTTGTGCCGCAAGAAGGTGGCGAGTCGCTCCTGTCACTTCTACAACAACGTGGAAG AGAAGAGCCTGGAGCAGGAGCTGGCCACCCCGATCCTGGACATCGAGGACCTGGTCAGGAGTGGGAACAAGCACAA GCTGTGCCCGTACTACCTGGCGCGGAACCTGAAGCAGCAGGCAGACATCATCTTCATGCCCTACAACTACCTGCTGGACGCCAAG AGCCGCCGGGCGCACGGCATTGACCTGAAGGGGACGGTGGTGATCTTCGACGAAGCTCACAACGTG GAGAAGATGTGCGAGGAGGCCGCGTCCTTTGACCTGACGCCCCACGACGTGGCTTCAGGCCTGGACGTCATCAGCCAGGTGCTGGAGGAGCAGACCAAGGCGGCCCAGCAGGCCGGGCTCCAGCTGGGGGTCGGCGAGGGCTCCCCCAGCACAG GGTTGAACTTGGAGCTGGAAGACCTTGCTAAGCTCAAGA TGATCCTGCTTCGTCTGGAGGGGGCCATCGATGCCGTGGAGCTGCCTGGAGGCGACAGCGGTGTCACCAAGCCAGGGAG CTACATCTTTGAGCTGTTTGCTGAAGCCCAGATAACGTGCCAGACCAAGGGCTGCATCCTAGACTCCCTGGACCAGCTCATCCAGCACCTGGCAGGAC GCACCGGGCTGTTCACCAACACGGCGGGGCTGCAGAAGCTGGCGGACATCATCCAG AGCGTGTTCAGTGCGGACCCTGCCGAAGGCGGCCCCGGGTCAGCGACGGGGCCGGGGTCTCAGTACTACAAG GTGCACATCCACCCTGATGCTGGGCCCCGGAGGACCGCCCAGCGGTCAGATGCCTGGAACACCACAGCGGCCAGAAAGCAAG GGAAGGTGCTGAGCTACTGGTGCTTTAGCCCCGGCCACAGCATGCGAGAGCTGGTCCGCCAGGGCGTCCGTACCCTCATCCTCACGAGCGGCACGCTGGCCCCTGTGTCCTCCTTTGCCCTGGAGATGCAGAT ccctttcccagtcTTCCTGGAGAACCCACATGTCATCGACAAGCACCAGATCTGGGTGGGGGTCATCCCCAGAGGACCGGACGGGGCCCAGCTGAGCTCCGCCTTCGACAAACG GTTCTCTGACGAGTGTTTGTCCTCCCTGGGGAAAGCGCTGG GCAACATCGCCCGCGTGGTCCCCCACGGGCTCCTGgtcttcttcccttcctacccGGTCATGGAGAAGAGCCTGGAGTTCTGGCAG GCCCGCGACTTCACCAGAAAGTTGGAGGCCCTGAAACCTCTGTTTGTGGAGCCACGGAGCAAAGGAGGCTTCTCGGAG GTGATGGCTGCCTACTATGCCAGAGTTGCTGCCCCAGGCTCCAGCGGGGCGGCCTTCCTGGCTGTGTGCCGGGGGAAG GCCAGCGAGGGGCTGGACTTCGCCGACGCGAATGGCCGTGGAGTGATGGTCACGGGTCTCCCGTACCCCCCACGCCTGGACCCCCGGGTGGTCCTCAAGATGCAGTTCCTGGATGAGATGAGGGGCCAGGGCGGGGCCGCGGGCCAG TTCCTCTCCGGGCATGACTGGTACCGGCAGCAGGCGTCCAGGGCTGTGAACCAGGCCATCGGGCGGgtgatccggcatcgccatgactACGGGGCCGTCTTCCTCTGCGACCACAG GTTCGCCTATCCAGATGCCAGAGCCCAGCTGCCCTCCTGGGTGCGCCCACACGTCAAGGTGTATGACAGCTTTGGCCACGTCGTCCGAGACGTGGCCCAATTCTTCCGAGTTGCTCAGAAAACT ATGTCGCTCCTGGCGCCCCGGGCTGCTGTCCCGGGTCTGGGCACAGAAGAGGGCTCTGCGGCAGTGGCCatgtcccccagccccctccccaccaggaaGGCCATGAGTCTCGACGTGCACGTCCCGAGCCTGAGACAGAGACACTCGG GCTCGCCAGTCACCGCGGATGCCGAGGGCAGCCTGTGCGTGGAGTATGAGCAGGAGGCGGTCCGTGCCCAGTGCAGGCCCAGGGGGCTGCTGGCCGCCCTGGAGCACAGCGAGCAGCTGGCCGAGGGGCCTGGGGACAAGGCCATCCCCGGGGAGGAGGAG GCACACTGTCCCACTCTCCTGGCCCCTCGTGAGAAGAGACCAGCGGATGAACAGAGAGGCAAGAGGAAGAAGGTCAGGCTGGTCAGTGGCCCG CAGGAGGAGCCGGCAGCCTGTGCGGAGACGGGCAGGGCCAAGCTGTTCATGGCAGCCGTGAAGCAGGcgctgagccaggccagcttCGATGCCTTCACCCGGGCCCTGCGGGACTACAAGAGCTCCGACGACCTGGCAGCCCTGGCGACTCGACTCGGCCCCCTCTTTGCCGAGGACCCCAAGAAGCACAGCCTGCTCCGAG GCTTCTGTCAGTTCGTGCGGCCCCACCACAAGCAGCAGTTTGAGCAGGTCTGTCTCCAGCTGACGGGCAGAGACTGCAGCTCTGGAGCCGAGCATGGCCTTCCCCAGAAGCAGGGGGCACGACCAGCCCTGGACCCCAGTG GTCGGAGGGAGCCCGACCCCACACTGACCCTGTCCCAGGCTGCAGCCGGGCAGCTGGACTCCAGTGCGCACCTGAACCAGGGCCGGCCCCACCTGGCCTCCGGGCCATTCCCCAAAG GAGACCCTGGCCGCCCTCCGCAAGCGGGGTCTGGAGCCCCTGGAACAAAGAAGCGGGGCCCCCCGGCCGTAAGCGCCTACCTGGCCGATGCCCGCAGGGCCCTGGGGGCCGCAGGCTATAGCCAGCTCGTGGCAGCGCTGACCACCTACAAGCGGGATGACGACTTCGAGAAGGCGCTGGCCGTGGTGGCCGCACTCACCACCTCGAAGCCCGAGGACTTGGCTCTGCTGCAGA GGTTCGGCATGTTTGTTCGGCCGCATCACAAGCAGCGCTTCCGGCAGACGTGCGCCGACCTGACCGGCCAGGCTGCCGCGGTCTCGGGCTCCCGGATGCCAGAGTCCCAGGAAGGAAGCCCTGCCGGGCCTCCTGACCTCGCCCCCGGGGCCGCCGGGCCAG GCGCCCCACCACCGGAGACACCGGGGAAGACCCAGAGGAAGATCTCCGCCTTCTTTAGACAGAGGCCGGCTGGGGCTGCGGGGCCCCCCAGCcggccccccactcccccccgcGGGCAGGCGCAGCCGCAGTGGG GTCTCTAG